In a single window of the Melioribacteraceae bacterium genome:
- a CDS encoding glycosyltransferase family 2 protein produces MDENSSNQPRPEQQNSNPNQQNQPGKKPYRRFYYRNKKKQSDGTNQSREVLKVGFTKVSVIVPLYNEEESLRPLYNEIRKFVKPLSCDHEIIFVDDGSTDKSLTIIKELSRTDNKVKYLSFRTNYGKSAALQVGFKNATGDVVVTMDADLQDDPAEIPNLLKKLEEGFDLVSGWKKKRFDPIIKKFSSRFFNYITRLLSGIKIHDFNCGLKAYRKEVVESINVYGELHRYIPVLAKWKGFKISEIVVKHHARRYGKTKFGISRFFKGFIDLITVTFTTRFAKRPMHLFGMVGVITTFIGIAINAYLAFEKLFMGTSLSNRPLLFLGILLIIVGVQFFAIGLIGELIVHTTQSDKEYIIKEKK; encoded by the coding sequence ATGGATGAAAATTCAAGCAATCAACCAAGGCCGGAACAGCAAAATTCAAATCCAAATCAGCAGAATCAACCGGGCAAAAAACCTTACCGTAGATTTTACTATAGAAATAAAAAGAAGCAGAGCGATGGCACAAACCAGTCTAGAGAAGTTCTAAAAGTTGGTTTCACAAAAGTATCTGTAATTGTTCCCCTTTATAATGAAGAAGAATCACTCCGTCCTTTATATAATGAAATTAGAAAATTTGTTAAACCTCTCTCATGCGATCATGAGATTATTTTTGTTGATGATGGGAGTACCGATAAATCATTAACTATAATTAAGGAACTTTCTAGGACTGATAATAAGGTAAAATATTTAAGCTTTAGAACTAACTATGGCAAGTCGGCGGCTCTTCAAGTTGGTTTTAAAAATGCAACCGGCGATGTAGTGGTGACTATGGATGCCGATCTACAGGACGATCCCGCCGAAATTCCAAATCTCTTAAAAAAACTTGAAGAGGGTTTTGATCTAGTCTCGGGCTGGAAGAAAAAAAGATTTGATCCAATAATTAAAAAATTTTCATCCCGGTTTTTCAACTACATTACCCGATTGTTGTCGGGAATAAAAATTCATGATTTTAACTGCGGTTTAAAAGCTTACCGTAAAGAAGTAGTTGAGAGCATCAATGTCTATGGTGAATTGCATCGATATATTCCGGTATTGGCGAAATGGAAGGGGTTCAAAATTTCTGAAATTGTTGTTAAGCATCATGCCCGCCGTTATGGAAAGACGAAGTTCGGAATCTCCCGTTTCTTTAAAGGATTCATTGATTTAATTACAGTTACATTTACTACACGTTTTGCTAAACGCCCAATGCACTTATTCGGAATGGTGGGTGTAATTACAACTTTTATCGGAATTGCTATTAATGCATATTTGGCTTTTGAAAAACTATTCATGGGTACTTCTTTAAGTAATCGTCCTCTTTTGTTTTTGGGAATTCTATTGATAATTGTAGGGGTGCAGTTTTTTGCTATTGGACTTATTGGTGAGTTGATTGTGCATACCACGCAAAGCGATAAAGAGTATATTATTAAGGAAAAGAAATAA